A single genomic interval of Methyloceanibacter caenitepidi harbors:
- a CDS encoding inorganic phosphate transporter, which yields MGEKGNGAKRKRADRVVRSRVGATSFRRRPLEPGTPLDKDLRKIERLEEATRAASRNYTALAATFAFLLAAALLADSHSVAGQTGLVLALAAVIGGYLALTIGANDVANNVGPAVGARALTMTGALALAAVFECAGALIAGDNVVETISEGLIDPTLLPNTDVFVWAMMSAMLAAALWVHLATYVGAPISTTHAIVGGVLGAGLIGLGASAVDWRVVAEVFVAWMLSPLAGALIAACLVAFIEINMIYKPDKIAAVRRWVPVLVALMAAVFFAFISLNVFGEIWGLGHHVVLLVSVPVFGIVYLLAGPWVYAQSEGMENRNQNVRQMFRPPLIFAACLLSFAHGSNDVANAVAPLAAVLENVGQPQLLGVAGVPLWVMLIGAVGISLGLFLFGPRIVRVVGEQITRMNPMRAFCVALAAALTVLVASELGMPVSTTQTVVGAVFGIGFFREYAARYSRRRRYYILTRKGRRAASAVPATPDEMRRRKLVRRSHVIGIVATWAVTVPCAAGIAALIYTAIDWIR from the coding sequence ATGGGGGAAAAGGGAAACGGCGCCAAGAGAAAACGAGCGGACCGGGTGGTCCGGTCGCGGGTCGGCGCCACCTCGTTCCGCCGCCGTCCGCTTGAGCCGGGCACGCCGCTGGATAAGGACCTCCGCAAGATCGAGCGGCTCGAGGAGGCGACGCGCGCGGCCTCCCGCAATTACACCGCCTTGGCGGCAACATTCGCCTTTTTGCTGGCTGCCGCGCTCCTCGCGGACAGCCACTCCGTGGCCGGTCAAACGGGCCTGGTGCTGGCTCTTGCCGCAGTGATCGGCGGCTACCTGGCGCTGACGATCGGCGCCAACGACGTGGCGAACAATGTCGGCCCGGCAGTGGGAGCGCGCGCACTCACCATGACGGGGGCGCTCGCGCTCGCGGCCGTGTTCGAATGCGCCGGTGCGCTGATCGCGGGCGACAACGTGGTCGAGACCATCTCGGAGGGCTTAATCGATCCGACACTTCTGCCGAACACGGATGTCTTCGTCTGGGCCATGATGTCGGCCATGCTGGCCGCGGCCCTTTGGGTGCACCTGGCCACCTATGTTGGCGCCCCCATCTCGACGACCCACGCGATTGTCGGCGGCGTTCTCGGTGCGGGGCTCATCGGGCTTGGAGCGTCAGCGGTCGACTGGCGTGTGGTGGCGGAGGTCTTTGTGGCTTGGATGTTGTCGCCGCTTGCCGGCGCTCTCATCGCGGCCTGTCTCGTCGCCTTCATCGAGATCAACATGATCTACAAGCCAGACAAGATCGCCGCGGTGCGTCGATGGGTGCCCGTTCTCGTTGCGCTCATGGCGGCGGTCTTCTTTGCCTTCATCTCGCTGAATGTCTTCGGTGAAATTTGGGGCTTGGGGCATCACGTGGTCTTGCTCGTGAGCGTGCCAGTTTTCGGGATTGTCTATCTGCTTGCGGGGCCTTGGGTGTATGCCCAGTCCGAGGGTATGGAGAACCGCAATCAAAACGTGCGGCAGATGTTCCGTCCACCGCTCATCTTCGCGGCCTGTCTTCTCTCCTTCGCCCATGGCTCGAACGACGTTGCAAATGCGGTGGCGCCTCTCGCAGCCGTGCTGGAGAACGTCGGTCAACCTCAACTGTTGGGCGTGGCAGGCGTTCCTCTGTGGGTCATGCTCATCGGTGCGGTCGGTATCAGTCTCGGCCTGTTCCTGTTCGGACCGAGAATCGTCCGGGTTGTGGGTGAGCAAATCACGAGAATGAATCCGATGCGGGCCTTTTGCGTGGCGCTGGCGGCCGCTCTCACGGTCCTTGTCGCCTCCGAGCTCGGGATGCCCGTGTCGACGACGCAGACCGTAGTCGGTGCCGTGTTCGGCATCGGCTTCTTTCGCGAGTACGCGGCGCGTTATAGCCGCCGCCGGCGCTATTACATCCTGACGAGGAAGGGACGCCGTGCGGCGTCCGCGGTCCCTGCGACGCCGGATGAGATGCGCCGCCGCAAACTTGTGCGGCGTTCGCATGTCATCGGCATCGTGGCGACGTGGGCGGTCACGGTTCCCTGCGCCGCGGGCATTGCCGCGCTGATCTACACTGCCATCGACTGGATTCGCTGA
- a CDS encoding ABC transporter permease — MTAQATLADTPSSSGSGSLALKIALRELRAGAGGLAVFVLCIALGVAAVAAIGSLAASFDKALANQGRLLIGGDLSFEVIHRQATAEESAALHDLGQVSASASFRAMARGLDGKSALTEVKAVDGAYPLYGEVNVIEPGDLGAAWQEQNTVLVEPVLLERLGLEIGDTLKIGEATTKVAGTLGQQPDRLADRLSYGPKVLMSRDTLDETGLVQPGSLIRWTYRVKLPNDAGTDRRKLETIRKAMEAAFPQSGFAIRDWTDPAPSLRRDAKRFTQFINFVGLTALLLGGIGVGNAIQSYMAKKRDVIATFKCLGATSGLVLKVYLIQAVMLAGIGIAIGLALGAFAPLAIATLYEDALPLPLAVEPHPIPLIVAALAGLLTMVLFVLWPLGRASLISPARLMRSGLTDERTRSATPFAIGSAAAGLALFVLAIASSEERLVTAAISLGILVAFGLLLGFGILVQRYAAKHRRTKPPSVALAWASIGAPGSLARAIAVSLGLGLGLLIAVALIHGSLLAEIESHVEVDAPAYYFLDVEPDDLGAFEKTAKTIEPDAKMDNAPMLRGRIVELKGVPVEEAEVSPDTRWVISGDRGLTYTDSVPGSSEVEKGEWWPKAYDGPPLVSFDGELARGLGLDIGDMVTVNILGRNVEAKIASMRKIDWESLAINFVMVFSPNTLQGAPHRLVTTLELPKGTAPETEAKIIQGLAERFPLVTAIKIGDIVDAAKSMLAKLMAAISATAGFTLLIGAAVLAGAVSAGQQRRTYLAVLYKTLGATRRQILGAELIEFGLLGLATAVLAVVIATVTAWALCTFAFDITFVFDPWAALGTVGLALALVLSVGAITTWRVLSVKAAPYLRAE; from the coding sequence GTGACGGCCCAAGCAACACTCGCCGATACGCCGTCCTCGTCCGGCAGCGGCTCTCTGGCCTTAAAGATTGCTTTGCGCGAATTGCGCGCAGGCGCGGGCGGGCTCGCGGTATTTGTTCTGTGCATCGCCCTTGGCGTGGCCGCCGTCGCCGCGATCGGATCGCTGGCCGCCTCCTTCGACAAGGCCCTCGCCAATCAGGGACGGCTGCTGATTGGCGGCGATCTGTCTTTCGAGGTCATTCACCGCCAGGCCACGGCCGAGGAGTCCGCGGCACTCCACGACCTCGGCCAGGTCTCCGCGTCCGCAAGCTTCCGCGCCATGGCCCGCGGCTTGGACGGCAAAAGCGCGCTGACCGAGGTGAAGGCCGTGGATGGCGCGTACCCTCTTTACGGCGAGGTGAACGTGATCGAGCCGGGGGATCTCGGGGCCGCCTGGCAGGAACAAAACACGGTGCTGGTGGAGCCGGTCCTGCTGGAGCGGCTTGGGCTCGAGATCGGCGACACGCTGAAGATCGGCGAAGCCACGACGAAGGTTGCCGGCACGCTCGGTCAGCAGCCCGATCGGCTCGCCGACCGTCTCTCTTACGGTCCAAAGGTCCTGATGTCGCGCGACACACTGGACGAGACCGGGCTCGTGCAGCCCGGCAGCCTCATCCGCTGGACCTATCGCGTGAAGCTGCCGAACGACGCGGGCACGGATCGGAGGAAACTGGAGACCATCCGGAAGGCCATGGAAGCGGCGTTTCCGCAAAGCGGCTTTGCCATCCGCGACTGGACGGACCCGGCGCCCTCACTCCGGCGCGACGCAAAACGCTTCACCCAGTTCATCAATTTCGTCGGGCTCACAGCCCTGCTGCTCGGCGGCATTGGCGTCGGCAACGCGATCCAGAGCTACATGGCGAAGAAGCGTGATGTCATCGCCACGTTCAAATGTCTTGGCGCCACCAGCGGCCTCGTCCTGAAGGTCTACCTGATCCAGGCGGTGATGCTGGCCGGGATCGGCATCGCCATTGGCCTGGCGCTCGGCGCATTCGCGCCGCTGGCGATCGCGACACTCTACGAAGACGCGCTGCCGCTGCCGCTTGCCGTCGAGCCTCATCCGATCCCGCTTATCGTCGCCGCACTCGCGGGACTCCTAACCATGGTCCTGTTCGTGCTGTGGCCCCTGGGCCGTGCCAGCCTCATCTCGCCGGCAAGGCTCATGCGGTCCGGGCTCACGGACGAGCGGACGCGCTCGGCGACACCGTTCGCGATCGGCTCCGCCGCGGCGGGGCTTGCGCTCTTCGTACTCGCCATCGCCTCGAGCGAGGAGCGGCTCGTCACGGCGGCGATCTCCCTCGGTATCCTCGTGGCATTCGGGCTGCTTCTCGGATTCGGAATCTTGGTGCAACGCTACGCGGCCAAGCACCGGCGCACGAAGCCCCCATCGGTTGCACTGGCCTGGGCCAGCATCGGCGCGCCGGGGTCGCTCGCCCGCGCCATCGCCGTCTCGCTCGGCCTCGGCCTCGGGCTCCTGATCGCCGTGGCATTGATCCACGGATCGCTGCTCGCCGAGATCGAGAGCCATGTGGAGGTCGACGCCCCCGCCTATTACTTCCTCGACGTGGAGCCGGACGACCTCGGGGCGTTCGAAAAGACGGCCAAGACCATCGAGCCCGACGCCAAGATGGACAACGCACCCATGCTGCGCGGTCGCATCGTCGAGCTCAAAGGCGTGCCCGTCGAGGAGGCCGAGGTCTCGCCCGATACACGCTGGGTCATCTCCGGCGACCGTGGCCTGACCTATACGGACAGCGTTCCCGGTTCCTCCGAGGTCGAAAAGGGCGAGTGGTGGCCCAAGGCCTATGACGGGCCGCCGCTCGTGTCCTTCGACGGCGAACTCGCGCGCGGCCTCGGCCTCGATATCGGCGACATGGTCACCGTCAATATCCTCGGCCGCAATGTGGAGGCCAAGATCGCCTCCATGCGCAAAATCGACTGGGAATCGCTCGCCATCAACTTCGTCATGGTGTTCTCGCCGAACACGCTTCAGGGTGCGCCGCACCGGCTGGTTACCACGCTCGAACTGCCGAAGGGCACGGCGCCGGAAACGGAAGCAAAGATCATCCAGGGGCTGGCCGAGCGTTTTCCGCTGGTGACGGCCATCAAGATCGGCGACATCGTCGACGCGGCGAAGTCCATGCTGGCCAAGCTCATGGCCGCGATCAGCGCCACGGCTGGCTTCACCTTGCTGATCGGGGCCGCGGTGCTCGCAGGCGCTGTCTCCGCCGGCCAGCAGCGCCGGACCTATCTCGCCGTGCTCTATAAGACGCTCGGCGCCACACGGCGGCAGATTCTCGGCGCCGAACTCATCGAGTTCGGCTTGCTTGGATTGGCAACCGCCGTTCTAGCCGTCGTCATCGCAACGGTGACGGCCTGGGCCCTTTGCACCTTCGCGTTCGACATCACCTTCGTCTTCGACCCGTGGGCGGCCCTGGGAACTGTTGGACTGGCACTTGCTCTGGTCTTGTCGGTCGGGGCCATCACCACGTGGCGCGTGCTTTCGGTCAAGGCGGCGCCTTATCTGCGGGCGGAGTAG
- a CDS encoding phosphatidate cytidylyltransferase codes for MIEWLGTTFDLPQHVVVATLGLWAVLVVASGIVLALSARGAGDYRELIDRTASWWWMIGAFTFAIAANQIVAIVFLAFISYLALKEYLSLIPTRRIDRGLLLFAYLAVPIQYLWAGIDWYNMFLVFVPVWMFLLFPALMALRGETQNFLRAVGTLSWGLMLTVFCLSHLAMLLVSGEVHNPVAGGVGLLFFVVVLAQFNDVAQYVWGKLFGCHKVTPHVSPKKTWEGLIGGVLTTVVLATFLGPYLTPMDHTWSALAGGVIGVAGFLGDSNISAVKRDLGVKDAGGLIPGHGGILDRVDSLTYAAPAFFHFFRYFFTP; via the coding sequence ATGATTGAGTGGCTCGGCACAACATTCGATCTACCGCAGCATGTGGTCGTGGCGACGCTTGGCCTTTGGGCGGTCTTGGTCGTCGCCTCGGGCATCGTGCTCGCGCTATCGGCGCGCGGCGCTGGCGACTATCGGGAGCTGATCGACCGCACGGCCTCCTGGTGGTGGATGATCGGCGCATTCACCTTCGCAATCGCCGCGAACCAGATCGTCGCGATCGTATTTCTCGCGTTCATCTCCTATCTTGCCCTCAAGGAGTATCTGTCGCTGATCCCAACGCGCCGGATCGATCGCGGGCTTCTGCTGTTCGCGTATCTCGCCGTGCCGATTCAATATCTGTGGGCTGGGATCGATTGGTACAACATGTTCCTCGTGTTCGTGCCGGTCTGGATGTTTCTCCTGTTTCCGGCGCTCATGGCGCTGCGCGGCGAGACGCAGAATTTCCTGCGGGCAGTGGGCACGCTGTCCTGGGGGCTCATGCTTACCGTCTTCTGCCTCAGCCACCTCGCCATGCTGCTCGTGTCGGGCGAGGTGCACAATCCGGTCGCGGGTGGCGTCGGGCTCTTGTTCTTCGTTGTCGTCCTCGCGCAGTTCAACGATGTGGCCCAGTACGTCTGGGGCAAGCTGTTCGGGTGCCACAAGGTGACGCCCCATGTCAGTCCGAAGAAGACCTGGGAAGGGTTGATCGGCGGCGTGCTGACGACCGTTGTCCTCGCAACGTTCCTGGGGCCGTACCTGACTCCCATGGATCACACATGGTCGGCGCTCGCTGGCGGCGTCATCGGCGTTGCAGGGTTTCTCGGCGACAGCAACATCTCGGCGGTCAAACGGGATCTGGGCGTCAAGGACGCCGGCGGGCTCATCCCCGGCCACGGTGGCATTCTCGACCGGGTCGATAGCCTGACCTATGCCGCGCCTGCCTTCTTCCATTTCTTCCGCTATTTCTTCACGCCGTAA
- a CDS encoding DUF2794 domain-containing protein, with protein sequence MSETEPIVLPLARVAGGESYRAEVAARREGIAFDRAELSQILSVYGRMVASGEWRDYAIDMLKEKAVFSIFRRSSEMPLYRIEKTPKLARRQGAYSVVAATGLILKRGHDLSRVLRALDKGLRVVT encoded by the coding sequence TTGAGCGAAACGGAGCCGATAGTCTTGCCGCTGGCACGGGTGGCCGGCGGCGAATCATACCGAGCAGAGGTGGCGGCGCGGCGCGAAGGCATTGCCTTCGATCGTGCGGAACTCAGCCAGATTCTCAGTGTCTATGGACGGATGGTGGCGAGCGGCGAGTGGCGCGACTACGCCATCGACATGCTCAAGGAGAAAGCCGTTTTCTCGATCTTCCGGCGCTCCTCGGAAATGCCCCTCTATCGCATCGAAAAGACCCCGAAATTGGCACGGCGCCAGGGCGCCTACAGCGTGGTTGCGGCCACGGGGCTGATCCTCAAGCGCGGCCACGATCTGAGCCGTGTTCTAAGGGCCTTGGACAAGGGTTTGAGGGTTGTGACCTGA
- a CDS encoding DUF1223 domain-containing protein — protein sequence MTQLKNKPGVITLSFSVDYWNYLGWHDTLSSPENSDRQRDYAMARGDGKVYTPQVVVDGIDHVNGANEAAIEMAIRNAERRLRDVKVPMTMRAEGDSLLVDIGRAPEKSDMRQATVWLAVAKDKETVKITRGENRGETITYTHPVRELMPVGMWKGEPTTLRLPLKDLHGIGGDCLVSLLQVEGAGPVLGAAMFEPKPQ from the coding sequence TTGACCCAGCTGAAGAACAAGCCGGGCGTGATCACGCTGTCATTCTCCGTGGACTATTGGAATTATCTCGGCTGGCACGACACGCTTTCCAGCCCCGAGAACAGCGATCGGCAGCGCGACTATGCGATGGCGCGCGGCGACGGCAAGGTCTACACGCCGCAGGTCGTTGTGGACGGCATCGACCATGTGAACGGCGCCAACGAAGCGGCTATCGAGATGGCCATCCGAAACGCGGAGCGGCGGCTAAGGGATGTGAAGGTGCCCATGACGATGCGCGCGGAAGGCGACAGTCTGTTGGTCGACATCGGGCGCGCGCCCGAGAAGTCCGACATGCGTCAGGCGACAGTTTGGCTGGCGGTGGCGAAGGACAAGGAGACGGTGAAGATCACGCGCGGCGAAAACCGCGGCGAAACGATCACCTACACGCATCCGGTGCGCGAACTGATGCCCGTGGGAATGTGGAAGGGTGAGCCGACGACACTGCGCTTGCCGCTGAAGGATCTACACGGCATCGGCGGCGACTGCCTTGTATCGCTGCTGCAGGTGGAAGGCGCGGGGCCCGTCCTCGGCGCCGCGATGTTCGAACCGAAACCTCAATAA
- a CDS encoding ABC transporter ATP-binding protein has translation MDQTLRQPQAIELEDVHVTLPSRAGAVAILRGIDLDVSLGEAVAVIGPSGSGKSTLLMVTAGLERATSGRVAVAGKDLGTLDEDGLARLRANKIGIVFQSFHLVPTMTAIENVALPMEFLGKDDAMDAARDALEEVGLSHRTTHFPGQLSGGEQQRVAIARALSTRPTLILADEPTGNLDLSTGALVMDLLFTLKERTGATLLLITHDRELATRCDRIVSVADGRIVDDGAPVSASAS, from the coding sequence ATGGACCAGACCCTGAGACAGCCCCAGGCGATAGAGCTTGAAGACGTTCATGTCACGCTTCCATCGCGCGCGGGCGCCGTGGCGATTCTGCGCGGCATCGACCTAGACGTCTCGTTGGGCGAAGCTGTGGCGGTTATCGGCCCGAGCGGCTCGGGCAAGTCGACGCTTTTGATGGTCACGGCGGGCCTCGAACGTGCCACATCCGGACGCGTGGCCGTCGCCGGTAAGGACCTAGGCACGCTCGATGAAGATGGCTTGGCCCGCCTCCGCGCCAACAAGATCGGGATCGTCTTTCAGTCCTTCCATCTCGTCCCCACCATGACCGCCATCGAGAATGTGGCGCTGCCGATGGAATTTCTCGGCAAGGACGATGCGATGGACGCCGCCCGAGACGCGCTCGAAGAGGTCGGGCTCTCCCATCGGACAACGCATTTCCCGGGACAACTGTCCGGCGGCGAGCAGCAGCGGGTCGCCATCGCGCGCGCGCTGTCCACGCGGCCGACCCTCATCCTCGCCGACGAACCCACCGGCAATCTGGACCTTTCGACGGGCGCGCTCGTGATGGATCTGCTCTTCACGCTGAAAGAGCGGACGGGCGCCACGCTGCTTCTGATCACCCACGACCGCGAACTCGCCACGCGCTGTGACCGCATCGTGAGCGTTGCGGATGGGCGGATTGTGGACGACGGCGCGCCGGTGAGCGCAAGCGCATCGTGA
- a CDS encoding lysophospholipid acyltransferase family protein, which yields MTRVLRFLFFGVVVRGAILLTLGLTVRNRERLPTRGPAIIAANHNSHLDTLALMSLMPLSLLPKLRPVAAADYFLSGKLRGWLARDIVGIIPLDRAKIRKGADPLAALEEALDRGEILVLFPEGSRGEPEALGRFKTGVGQLAVSRPDVPVIPVYMHGFGKALPRGSSLLVPFNCTVSVGERLYGREFDGPHARREFMAGYESRMSELAAAETVPDWD from the coding sequence ATGACGAGGGTCCTGCGGTTTCTGTTTTTCGGCGTTGTCGTGCGTGGCGCGATCCTGCTGACTCTCGGGCTCACCGTCCGCAATCGCGAGCGTCTTCCGACCAGAGGGCCGGCAATCATCGCGGCGAACCACAACTCCCACCTGGACACGCTGGCCTTGATGTCGCTGATGCCGTTGTCGCTTCTGCCCAAGCTGCGTCCCGTCGCGGCCGCGGACTACTTCCTGTCCGGAAAACTGCGCGGTTGGCTTGCGCGGGACATCGTCGGGATCATTCCGCTCGACCGTGCGAAAATTCGCAAGGGCGCCGACCCGCTTGCGGCACTCGAGGAGGCGCTCGACCGCGGCGAGATCCTGGTCCTTTTCCCGGAGGGCTCGCGCGGCGAGCCGGAGGCACTGGGCCGGTTCAAGACCGGAGTCGGCCAGTTGGCCGTGTCGCGTCCCGACGTGCCCGTGATCCCGGTCTACATGCACGGCTTCGGCAAGGCGCTACCGCGCGGGTCGTCTTTGCTGGTGCCGTTCAACTGCACCGTCAGCGTGGGCGAGAGGCTGTATGGACGGGAATTCGACGGGCCCCACGCCCGGCGTGAATTCATGGCGGGCTATGAATCGCGGATGTCGGAACT
- a CDS encoding arylesterase, which produces MMKRAKLRLRHLGTVVAAVWIGTVCLSDKGHAEQDEAVIVAFGDSLTSGYGLPNDEAFPSQLETALRKRGHKVRVVNAGVSGDTAGAALRRLDWALGEETDVVIVELGGNDALQGLPPDATKVALAKILEKIQEKNLPVLLAGMEAPRNLGKQYVTEFGAIYPDLAARYSVPLYPFFLEGVALNAQLMQKDGIHPNGKGVTVIVDKILPQVEALLDASQVDEDG; this is translated from the coding sequence ATGATGAAACGCGCAAAACTTCGTCTTCGCCACCTCGGTACGGTAGTCGCAGCGGTATGGATCGGTACGGTTTGCCTTTCCGACAAGGGACATGCCGAACAAGACGAGGCCGTCATTGTCGCCTTCGGAGACAGCCTGACATCGGGCTACGGTCTGCCGAACGACGAAGCGTTCCCATCGCAACTCGAAACGGCGTTGCGAAAGCGGGGTCACAAGGTTCGTGTGGTCAATGCCGGCGTGTCCGGCGACACGGCGGGTGCGGCCTTGCGGCGGCTCGACTGGGCGCTGGGCGAGGAGACGGACGTGGTCATCGTCGAGTTGGGCGGCAACGATGCGCTGCAGGGGCTGCCGCCCGATGCCACCAAGGTGGCGCTGGCCAAGATCCTGGAGAAGATCCAAGAAAAGAATCTGCCTGTTTTGTTGGCAGGGATGGAAGCGCCGCGCAACTTGGGGAAACAGTACGTAACGGAGTTCGGCGCGATTTATCCGGACCTGGCCGCGCGGTATAGTGTCCCCCTGTATCCCTTCTTCCTCGAGGGGGTCGCGCTCAACGCGCAATTGATGCAGAAGGACGGAATTCACCCGAACGGCAAGGGTGTCACCGTCATCGTTGATAAGATCTTGCCCCAGGTCGAGGCGTTGTTGGATGCGTCCCAAGTAGACGAGGACGGATGA
- a CDS encoding NUDIX hydrolase encodes MSEPLKQIAALPVAETPDGPRVLLITTRGRGRWTIPRGWPKQGVPDSDLALTEALEEAGVTGKIDKTPIGSYTYTKRLHFYSWAKCVVDVYRLSVKTHEADWQEKNSRRVRWVSPDEAASLVADAELASLLRSVFHLKAA; translated from the coding sequence ATGAGCGAGCCATTGAAACAAATCGCGGCGTTGCCTGTTGCCGAGACCCCGGACGGTCCGCGGGTGCTCCTCATCACCACGCGCGGCCGCGGCCGCTGGACAATCCCGAGAGGATGGCCGAAGCAAGGCGTGCCCGACAGCGACTTGGCTTTGACGGAGGCCTTGGAGGAGGCGGGGGTCACCGGCAAGATCGACAAGACGCCGATCGGTTCCTACACCTATACCAAGCGGCTGCATTTCTATTCGTGGGCGAAATGCGTCGTCGACGTATACCGGCTCAGCGTCAAGACGCATGAGGCGGACTGGCAGGAAAAGAATTCCCGAAGGGTTCGTTGGGTCTCGCCGGATGAAGCGGCTTCACTTGTCGCGGACGCCGAACTGGCGTCATTGTTGCGCAGCGTTTTCCATCTCAAGGCCGCGTAG
- a CDS encoding Bax inhibitor-1/YccA family protein: MAELERRYEQTVGRADAGVIDQGLRAYMLRVYNYMASGVAITGVVAYAVYAMSVVTGADGSITGLTSFGNLMFASAFKWVVIFAPLAMVFFLSFKIQTLNVGTAQMLFWLFAALMGASISSIFLVYAGESIARVFFITAAAFGALSLWGYTTKKDISGWGSFLFMGLIGIIIASLVNLFIGSTALQFAVSVIGVLVFAGLTAYDTQQIKEMYSVQDDGTVAGKKAVMGALRLYLDFINLFLMLLQLFGSSRN; this comes from the coding sequence ATGGCGGAACTCGAAAGACGTTATGAGCAGACGGTTGGACGCGCCGATGCCGGCGTGATCGACCAGGGGCTTCGCGCCTACATGCTCCGCGTCTACAACTACATGGCCTCCGGCGTGGCCATCACCGGCGTGGTTGCCTATGCGGTTTACGCAATGTCGGTGGTGACGGGTGCGGACGGCTCCATCACCGGACTCACCTCGTTCGGCAACCTTATGTTTGCCAGCGCGTTCAAATGGGTCGTGATCTTCGCACCGCTGGCGATGGTGTTCTTCCTGTCCTTCAAGATCCAGACCCTAAACGTCGGTACGGCGCAGATGCTGTTCTGGCTATTCGCGGCGCTCATGGGCGCATCGATCTCGTCGATCTTCCTCGTCTATGCTGGCGAGAGCATCGCGCGGGTGTTCTTCATCACGGCCGCAGCCTTCGGCGCGCTGTCCTTGTGGGGCTACACCACGAAGAAGGACATTTCCGGCTGGGGCTCCTTCCTGTTCATGGGCCTGATCGGCATCATCATCGCCTCGCTCGTGAACCTGTTCATCGGCTCCACGGCGCTGCAATTCGCAGTGTCGGTGATCGGTGTGTTGGTGTTCGCCGGCCTTACCGCCTACGACACTCAGCAGATCAAGGAAATGTACAGCGTCCAGGATGACGGGACCGTCGCCGGTAAGAAGGCTGTGATGGGCGCCCTTCGGCTCTATCTGGACTTCATCAACCTGTTCTTGATGCTGCTGCAGCTCTTCGGCTCGAGCCGCAACTAG
- a CDS encoding CDP-alcohol phosphatidyltransferase family protein, with protein MATIYDLKPRFQALLRPMAARLVQAGASANGVTLAALIMSLAQGAAMAFWPEARWPLLLLPVTLLVRMALNAIDGIMAKEHGQKTKVGALFNELSDVVSDAALYLPFALIAGVNAAFVVLVVIASTIAEMTGVLGPMIGATRRYDGPFGKSDRAFAFGTLAVLLGIGLAPGLWTTIILAAMLALGILTIWSRARRGLDEAAQ; from the coding sequence TTGGCCACGATCTACGACCTCAAGCCGCGATTTCAGGCGCTGCTTCGGCCGATGGCCGCTCGTCTCGTGCAAGCCGGAGCGAGCGCCAATGGCGTCACGCTTGCCGCGCTCATCATGAGTCTCGCTCAAGGGGCAGCAATGGCGTTCTGGCCCGAAGCGCGCTGGCCGCTGCTGTTGCTGCCGGTGACATTGCTCGTCCGCATGGCGCTCAACGCGATTGACGGGATCATGGCGAAGGAGCATGGCCAGAAGACCAAGGTGGGTGCGCTGTTCAACGAACTGTCCGACGTCGTTTCGGATGCGGCCCTGTATCTCCCGTTTGCGTTGATCGCCGGGGTGAACGCAGCCTTCGTGGTGCTTGTGGTGATCGCGAGCACCATCGCCGAAATGACAGGCGTATTGGGACCGATGATCGGCGCGACGCGGCGCTATGACGGGCCCTTCGGCAAGAGCGATCGGGCCTTCGCCTTCGGCACGCTGGCAGTGTTGCTGGGGATCGGCCTGGCGCCCGGACTGTGGACCACGATCATTCTCGCCGCGATGTTGGCGCTTGGCATTCTGACGATCTGGAGTCGCGCGCGGCGGGGCCTCGATGAGGCGGCACAATGA